One genomic region from Equus asinus isolate D_3611 breed Donkey chromosome 10, EquAss-T2T_v2, whole genome shotgun sequence encodes:
- the MRRF gene encoding ribosome-recycling factor, mitochondrial isoform X8 — protein sequence MALGLKCFRLVSPALCNSLAALTRPVSEVPLKTVSRRQNDHGQDVACPAVPVRHFATKKAKAKGKGQSQTRVNLNTALVEDIISLEEVDEEMKSVMEALKDNFNKTVNIRTSPGSLDHITVVTADGKLALNQIGQISMKSPQLILVNMASFPECTAAAIKAIRESGMNLNPEVEGTLIRVPIPKSAKWPMTQLQSWTGIWQ from the exons ATGGCCTTGGGTTTAAAGTGCTTCCGCTTGGTCTCGCCTGCCCTGTGCAACTCCCTCGCAGCCTTGACCAGACCTGTTTCAGAAGTTCCGCTGAAGACAGTGAGCAGAAGACAAAATGACCATGGGCAAGATGTGGCCTGTCCCGCTGTACCAGTCCGTCATTTTGCTACCAAGAAAGCCAAAG CCAAAGGGAAAGGACAGTCCCAAACTAGAGTGAATCTTAACACTGCCTTGGTTGAGGATATAATCAGCTTGGAAGAGGTGGATGAAGAAATGAAGTCTGTGATGGAAGCACTCAAGGATAATTTCAATAAGACTGTCAATATAAGGACCTCACCAG gatCCCTTGATCACATCACTGTGGTAACTGCTGATGGGAAGCTTGCTTTAAACCAGATTGGCCAGATCTCCATGAAGTCGCCACAGCTGATTTTGGTGAATATGGCCAGTTTCCCAGAG tgtacagctgCAGCTATCAAGGCTATAAGAGAAAGTGGAATGAATCTGAACCCAGAAGTAGAAGGGACACTAATTCGGGTACCCATTCCCAA
- the MRRF gene encoding ribosome-recycling factor, mitochondrial isoform X4 — MPPKQVPTPRCNGPLDTSASTPPAARPPVTCYACAAAPPRNVTTSASPPSPRSRESFASNLGDSCRCSQGLSSVMALGLKCFRLVSPALCNSLAALTRPVSEVPLKTVSRRQNDHGQDVACPAVPVRHFATKKAKAKGKGQSQTRVNLNTALVEDIISLEEVDEEMKSVMEALKDNFNKTVNIRTSPGSLDHITVVTADGKLALNQIGQISMKSPQLILVNMASFPECTAAAIKAIRESGMNLNPEVEGTLIRVPIPKSAKWPMTQLQSWTGIWQ, encoded by the exons ATGCCCCCAAAGCAGGTCCCGACTCCGCGATGCAACGGCCCTCTAGACACGTCCGCCTCAACACCGCCCGCTGCCAGGCCGCCCGTGACGTGCTACGCCtgcgccgccgccccgccccgtAACGTCACGACGTCCGCGTCGCCGCCGTCGCCGCGGTCGCGCGAGTCTTTTGCTAGTAACCTGGGCGATAGCTG taGATGTTCACAAGGATTGTCTTCAGTCATGGCCTTGGGTTTAAAGTGCTTCCGCTTGGTCTCGCCTGCCCTGTGCAACTCCCTCGCAGCCTTGACCAGACCTGTTTCAGAAGTTCCGCTGAAGACAGTGAGCAGAAGACAAAATGACCATGGGCAAGATGTGGCCTGTCCCGCTGTACCAGTCCGTCATTTTGCTACCAAGAAAGCCAAAG CCAAAGGGAAAGGACAGTCCCAAACTAGAGTGAATCTTAACACTGCCTTGGTTGAGGATATAATCAGCTTGGAAGAGGTGGATGAAGAAATGAAGTCTGTGATGGAAGCACTCAAGGATAATTTCAATAAGACTGTCAATATAAGGACCTCACCAG gatCCCTTGATCACATCACTGTGGTAACTGCTGATGGGAAGCTTGCTTTAAACCAGATTGGCCAGATCTCCATGAAGTCGCCACAGCTGATTTTGGTGAATATGGCCAGTTTCCCAGAG tgtacagctgCAGCTATCAAGGCTATAAGAGAAAGTGGAATGAATCTGAACCCAGAAGTAGAAGGGACACTAATTCGGGTACCCATTCCCAA